DNA from Syntrophorhabdales bacterium:
GCCTGCTGTTGTCAGCGTCGGCACTCAAGCCTGGGTCGGCTTCCGGATACTCAAGAGCTGCACCGGTTGCGGAGGGAGTCTCGAGGCGTGGAAGGAGATCCGCTTAACGGATAAGGAGGGCTATACCATTTACAAGGGACGCCTCTACACGTACGATAACGACCTGACGCCGGGCCTTGATTACACGTATCGGGTAGTTCCTTTTACTGAAGGGGATGTTCCAGGCGCCGCCTCCAGCACGTACACGATAAAATGGCAGCATACGCCGAATCCGCCAAAGGAGGTCAAGGCCGCAGCAGGGGACGGAAGTGTGGATTTGTCGTGGAACAGGGAAAAAGGAGTTTCTTACAACGTGTATCGCTTCGATGATGGCATGTATCCCCTCGAACCGGTAAACCAGACGCTGGTCACAGGCTCTTCCTTCACTGACCACGGGCTGCAGAACGGCAAACGTTACACGTACGAAGTTAGAAGTGTGAGAGTAGAAGGGGCAACACGATGGGAGGGAGAAGGGGCAAAAGCAGAAGCAACCCCTCAGGATAGAACTCCTCCGGCATCGCCTCAAAATCTGGCGGGCGCAAAAAAAGATGGCACCGTGGAGCTGACGTGGGAGAAGAATACGGAGGCTGATCTTGCCGGGTATAATATCTACCGTATCAGCGCGGGCAAGTCCGAAAAACTGAACAAGGAACTGCTGACAGAGCCCCGTTTCCTTGATGAAATGCCGGGGTCGCAGCGTTACGTTTCCTATTACGTGACTGCGGTCGACCGTGTCGGGAATGAAAGCGGGCCGTCACGCGAGATAATCATTGTCTTGAAGGACTAGATTTCGATGCCTTCCCCGTGGTAGTTTACTCCCTACTGGAGAGAACAAATATATGAATTTCTTCAACTATAAGGAGGGCCGCCTCTACGCGGAAGATGTGCCTCTGCAGGACATCGTGAGGAAAGTGGGAACACCCGTGTACGTGTACAGCGAGAAGACCTTTGAGCGCCATTTCCGTGTGTTTGACCGAGCTTTTGGGTCAATTCCACACGTCACCTGCTACTCCTGCAAAGCAAACTC
Protein-coding regions in this window:
- a CDS encoding fibronectin type III domain-containing protein, with amino-acid sequence PAVVSVGTQAWVGFRILKSCTGCGGSLEAWKEIRLTDKEGYTIYKGRLYTYDNDLTPGLDYTYRVVPFTEGDVPGAASSTYTIKWQHTPNPPKEVKAAAGDGSVDLSWNREKGVSYNVYRFDDGMYPLEPVNQTLVTGSSFTDHGLQNGKRYTYEVRSVRVEGATRWEGEGAKAEATPQDRTPPASPQNLAGAKKDGTVELTWEKNTEADLAGYNIYRISAGKSEKLNKELLTEPRFLDEMPGSQRYVSYYVTAVDRVGNESGPSREIIIVLKD